A single Deltaproteobacteria bacterium DNA region contains:
- a CDS encoding MFS transporter translates to MLSRCPVPTAETTSEPDDPPVLDCGFAALLAATLAFGLAHSAYFLLPKYLELELGANPSEIGGISSLTWFANVALVGFVGVWIDRRGRLPLAYGGAALMTLTSLGFLRVDALGPWLVFLRVLHGFAFTLFFVAASTLAADLAPPRKLGQALGIFGAMMVSTNALAPAAAEWLANAAG, encoded by the coding sequence ATGCTATCACGGTGCCCGGTGCCGACCGCCGAGACCACGAGCGAGCCCGACGACCCGCCCGTGCTCGATTGCGGGTTCGCGGCGCTGCTCGCCGCGACGCTCGCCTTCGGGCTGGCGCACTCCGCGTACTTCCTGCTGCCGAAGTACCTGGAGCTCGAGCTCGGCGCGAACCCATCGGAGATCGGCGGGATCTCCTCGCTCACCTGGTTCGCCAACGTCGCGCTGGTCGGGTTCGTCGGAGTCTGGATCGACCGCCGCGGGCGGCTTCCGCTCGCCTACGGCGGAGCGGCGCTGATGACGCTCACGAGCCTGGGCTTTCTGCGCGTCGACGCGCTCGGGCCGTGGCTGGTGTTCCTGCGCGTGCTGCACGGCTTCGCCTTCACGCTCTTCTTCGTCGCCGCCTCGACCCTGGCCGCAGACCTGGCCCCGCCCCGCAAGCTCGGCCAGGCGCTCGGGATCTTCGGCGCGATGATGGTCTCGACCAACGCGCTCGCTCCGGCCGCCGCGGAGTGGCTCGCGAACGCGGCCGG
- a CDS encoding amidohydrolase family protein, whose translation MALALSGLRIWDGTSAELGPGRATLRIEGERIAAVGSDVRPEPGDEAIALDGAVALPGLIDAHVHMTLDPAIRSPAEQLEIGEEAAFSAMATRARDMLAVGITTARDLGGGAHRELALRDRIASFEIPGPRLLCAGQPVTSPQGHCWFWGGEARGAAEIRGVVRRQVERGADLIKVMATGGVLTAGTNPSDAQFESHELDAVVAEARLHGRHVAAHCHGTSGIERAARAGVRTIEHCSFMGEPGASAPPSPELVSLIARAGSFVSPTINTGFARFFAEDGTPGKFATRIGQAYTALRRAGVPFIASTDAGIPNVAHHRLPEALALFARVAGLRPVEALRAATSDAARALGLEGVTGALRAGLCADVLVVDGNPLEDLSALLRPILVVARGRRLPA comes from the coding sequence GTGGCGCTTGCGCTCTCGGGCCTGCGCATCTGGGACGGCACGAGCGCAGAGCTCGGGCCCGGGCGCGCCACGCTGCGCATCGAGGGCGAGCGGATCGCGGCCGTCGGCAGCGATGTGCGACCGGAGCCGGGCGACGAGGCGATCGCGCTCGACGGCGCGGTCGCACTGCCGGGCCTGATCGACGCGCACGTGCACATGACGCTCGACCCTGCGATCCGCTCCCCCGCGGAGCAGCTCGAGATCGGAGAGGAGGCCGCGTTCTCGGCCATGGCCACGCGAGCGCGCGACATGCTCGCGGTGGGAATCACGACCGCGCGCGATCTCGGCGGCGGCGCGCACCGCGAGCTCGCGCTTCGCGATCGCATCGCGAGCTTCGAGATCCCCGGCCCGCGGCTGCTCTGCGCCGGGCAGCCCGTGACCTCGCCGCAGGGGCACTGCTGGTTCTGGGGCGGCGAGGCGCGCGGCGCGGCTGAAATCCGCGGCGTCGTGCGCCGCCAGGTCGAGCGCGGCGCGGACCTGATCAAGGTGATGGCGACGGGCGGCGTGCTCACCGCGGGAACGAACCCGTCGGACGCGCAGTTCGAGTCGCACGAGCTCGACGCCGTCGTCGCCGAGGCGCGGCTGCACGGCCGGCACGTCGCCGCGCACTGCCACGGCACGTCGGGAATCGAGCGCGCGGCGCGCGCGGGCGTGCGCACGATCGAGCACTGCTCGTTCATGGGCGAGCCGGGTGCGAGCGCACCGCCTTCGCCGGAGCTCGTGTCGCTGATCGCACGCGCCGGCTCGTTCGTCTCGCCCACGATCAACACCGGCTTTGCGCGCTTCTTCGCCGAGGACGGCACGCCCGGTAAGTTCGCCACCCGGATCGGTCAGGCCTACACGGCGCTGCGTCGCGCGGGCGTTCCGTTCATTGCCTCGACCGACGCGGGAATTCCCAACGTCGCGCACCACCGGCTGCCCGAGGCGCTCGCGCTCTTTGCGCGCGTGGCGGGGCTGCGGCCGGTCGAGGCGCTTCGCGCCGCGACGTCCGACGCCGCGCGCGCGCTCGGCCTGGAAGGCGTGACCGGGGCGCTGCGCGCGGGGCTCTGCGCGGACGTGCTGGTCGTCGACGGAAATCCCCTCGAGGACCTCTCGGCGCTGCTCCGCCCGATCCTGGTCGTGGCGCGAGGGCGTAGACTCCCGGCATGA
- a CDS encoding enoyl-CoA hydratase/isomerase family protein: MTQYETLRYEVNDGIATLTLARPERLNAMTNAMVVEAHDALSLAAADSRLRVLVLTGEGRGFCPGADLQHFTDPSRGRDAVLEARHFRICTLLHEMPAVTIAAVNGACAGAGMGW; this comes from the coding sequence ATGACCCAGTACGAGACGCTGCGCTACGAGGTGAACGACGGCATCGCGACGCTCACGCTCGCGCGACCCGAGCGCCTGAACGCGATGACGAACGCGATGGTGGTCGAGGCGCACGACGCGCTCTCGCTGGCGGCGGCGGACTCACGCCTGCGCGTGCTGGTGCTGACCGGAGAGGGGCGCGGCTTCTGTCCGGGCGCCGACCTGCAGCACTTCACCGATCCGAGCCGCGGACGGGATGCGGTGCTCGAAGCGCGCCACTTCCGCATCTGCACGCTCCTGCACGAGATGCCCGCCGTCACGATCGCGGCCGTGAACGGCGCCTGCGCGGGCGCGGGAATGGGCTGG